The genomic DNA GCTTCTCGTTGCACGATAAGATAAGCATCTGCTGGTGAATTTGCGGCGCAGAGTATTTTTCTAATGGCAGCTGAGGTTATGTTGAATGGCATATTCGCAAAAACCTTATAACAAGATTCTTTGATCCTGAATCTCAAGAAATCGGCATTATATAGAATGATATTGTCATTGAATTCAAATTTCTTCTTCAATTTCAGATACAGAACATGATCCTTCTCGATGGCAATTACCTTTTTAGCTCTTTTGCAGAGTTCTGCTGTCAGTATCCCTTTACCCGGACCTATTTCATAGACAATGTCGTCCATGGCGATCGAACTTCCATTTAGCAATGAAACAGCCAAACGACGTTTTGCCAAAAAATTCTGTGCCAATGATTTTTGATTACTTGTTGCCATAGCATGATTCTCCAAACCTTTGAAGCAAAATGGCAATTATGACCGATTCAATAAACAACTATTGGTCGATGTTATGTTCTTTTGTTTTTGGTAACGATTTGAGGGTTTGGCTGTCGAACAGCCAATTCCCATCGTGTGGTTTAGAGTCCGCGTTGCCCTGCGGACTAAGCAATTACCTAATCATGCTATTCACTACGCATTATACGCAAATTGATTGTTATTGTCAATGCTTCGGCTGAGATATGAAATAGCCTTTTGCCCTGGCTATTATTTCTTCTTATAAACGAGCCATTCAACAAGCAAGAGAAACAGAGGGAAAGAAATACTCAATACGATCTGAGTGTCCAGGCCAATTAGGCTTTCCCCTTTGGTCATGTTTAGCGACCGGAACAATAAAAATATGATGGCCCCCAATGAAAGGCTTTGCAGTATGCCGAAGATCCAGAATATCTTAGTATTCATGGTTGTTCTCCTTTCATGTAAATGTAATTTCATTTGTTAAATAATATCAAATCCAGCGAAGTATACAAAACCCACTGGTTTCATGACAAGCATATTCTATAATATCTGTTCCCGGTAAAATAGTCAAGATATTATGAAATACAAAAAGCCATAACGTAAACAGAGGAGGGTCTATTGACAGGCAACCGATGACTGAATATAGTCATCAGAAGATAATTTTCGTAGTTTTCGATATATCGCTACACAACGAAAGGAGTAAGTGATGGTACATGAAATTTCTTTGGTACTCTGTATGATAGGCGTCATCTTTTTTGTTTCCACTGTGTCGGCTCAGGAGCCGGACGATGTAAACGTGTGGATAGCGAGTTATGATACGGTATGGCAGACTGTGAATGAGCACCACTATGATTCCACCTTCGGTGGACTCGACTGGAACGAGATCCATGATAGATACTACAACCTTGTTGTGAATGTGAAGGATGACGATGGTTTCATCGAGATAGTGAACAAGATGCTTGCCGAACTGAAACTTTCCCACTACGCCGTTTTCCACATGAAGAAAATAGCCGCTTCAGGTTCGCCGCTGGTCTCCGATGGAACTATCGGCCTCGATATTCGCCTTCTTGATAACAAGGTTGTCGTCACGTCGGTCAAGCCCGGGTTTCCCGCGGCCGAGGCCGGCTTGAAGATCGGGTACGCTTTGGAGAGTATCGACGGTATCTCAATTGAGCAGATCATTGCCGAAGCTGAGTCCAGAGAGATTTCGATTTACAATGAACGCAAGAGGCTGTCCGACATTGCCGATAATGTATGTGGCCGTTTCTTTGGCGATGCCGGAACATCGATATCATTAACCTTTCGAGATGAGTTCAATGCTTTGCATGAAACCACAATGATCAGGAAACAGAGGGTCGGAAAAACGATGATAGACGAGTCCCTGCCACCGTTCTATGTGGACTTTGAGGCCAGGCGAATGGACGACAACATCGGATATATTAGCTTCAGCGCCTTCCTACCACCGGTTGATGAGCGCTTCAGTCAGGCGATCGACACCATGGGCGACATGCGCGGGCTTATCATTGACATCCGTGGAAATCCGGGCGGGATGCATGAGGTGGGGGAAGCCATCGTCTCGAAACTCCTGCAGAAGGAGACTCTGTTCTCGGTTTTCAGATACAGGGATAGAACGGAGGAGGTAGTGGTTCAGCCGGCTGAGAAGACATACGATGGACCCGTGGTGGTAATGATCGATGTAATGAATGCATCGGCCAGCGAGCGCTTTTCCGGATGTATTCAGTCTGTCGGACGCGCGGTTGTTATCGGGGAGAGGAGTTCCGGGTCGGTCGGACCTTCTGACATAAAGGAGTTACCCAACGGGGCTTCGTTTATGTACCTGATTTCACAATCATTGACGCCCGACGGCACGGTGCTCGAAGGGCATGGTGTGATCCCGGATATTGTCGTGGGTTTGGACAAGCAAGCGTTGCTTGCTGGTAGGGACACGCAGCTGGAACGTGCCGTTGAATATATCAATAATGAAACACGCTAAAGAAGAAAAGTCGTAATTTCGCTGAAAACTACTTTCTGTAAATCATATCAGAGATCTTCACATCAGGATGATGGTATTTGTTCTGGTATTCCACTATTCTACCGTGAATCGCATCTTTCGGACACCATTGAAAGCAGGCGTAGCAATTCTCGCACCCATGTTGCCACGTGGGTCTTTTATCGACCATCTTGACGTTCTGGACAGGGCATATTTTGGCGCATACACCGCATCCATTACACTTATCGTTTACCCTGAAGCTTCTGTCCGCAAACATAGTGAGTTCATCATAGGAACCTGATGAGGATTTTGAGAGATCCCTGAATCGTGAGACGGCTGCTTGTTTCTGGAGGAGAAAGAAAGGAACGAGTATAGAACGGGCAATATTGCTGAGTGTCTCCAATTTGGCTTTTTTGCGACCATCTATAATACTCTGAATAATATCCAATTTTCTTTCGGCACGAGCAAATAGGACCTGCCGTTTTCTATTGTCGGCGTCGATGTCCGTTTCGAGTTCCTTATTGAAGAATGCGTGCCCGATTTTCTGAATAGCAGAATATGAAATACTCATTCTTACTGCATACCCGGCAGAGAGTGCGCCGCTTCTGGATTCGATCGCCGCAGCCAGGTTGCCGATCGTAGCACCGGGCATGCCGCCGTGAGTGCATATCGCAAACAGATATTTTGACTCGATACCTTCCAATGTGCCAACAAATCTCCTGACGATCAACGGTATGCCGCTCTCACCAAAACTTGCATGGTAAACAGGGAATACTATCCCGACTATGTCCGCATCCGGTCTGATGGCTTTGTTGCCGACAACCGAAGCGATAGGTATCAGTGTGCCATTCGTCCTTCTCGCAATGCCCCGTGCAGCTGCGAGTGAGTTGCCCGTGCCAGAAAAATAGTATATGATCGTGGCCATGATTGGTAGTATTTTACAATGATAGCGTGAATGTGCTAAGTGTCAAGCTTCGAGGGTCTATGTTAGATCGTATGGAGAGTATTCTATTTTGTGATCACCACTTTCTTTATGACCTCGATGTTTTCCGCGTTTGCTTTTACAAAATAGATGCCCGCGCTCAGATCTTCCATGGAGATCGTGGTTTCGCTTGCAGATTCATTTAAATCGTCTGTTTTAACCATGCTGCCGAGGATGTCATATATCTCGACAGTACGTAGTGGTGTAGACGCATTAATGGTCAGTATGGTTTTCGTAGGATTTGGAAAGACATCCAAAAAGAGAGGCGAAACACGCGGCGTCAATTCTTCAATGCCTGTCAATGAATCCCGAATCACAGA from candidate division WOR-3 bacterium includes the following:
- a CDS encoding S41 family peptidase, with product MVHEISLVLCMIGVIFFVSTVSAQEPDDVNVWIASYDTVWQTVNEHHYDSTFGGLDWNEIHDRYYNLVVNVKDDDGFIEIVNKMLAELKLSHYAVFHMKKIAASGSPLVSDGTIGLDIRLLDNKVVVTSVKPGFPAAEAGLKIGYALESIDGISIEQIIAEAESREISIYNERKRLSDIADNVCGRFFGDAGTSISLTFRDEFNALHETTMIRKQRVGKTMIDESLPPFYVDFEARRMDDNIGYISFSAFLPPVDERFSQAIDTMGDMRGLIIDIRGNPGGMHEVGEAIVSKLLQKETLFSVFRYRDRTEEVVVQPAEKTYDGPVVVMIDVMNASASERFSGCIQSVGRAVVIGERSSGSVGPSDIKELPNGASFMYLISQSLTPDGTVLEGHGVIPDIVVGLDKQALLAGRDTQLERAVEYINNETR
- a CDS encoding EFR1 family ferrodoxin (N-terminal region resembles flavodoxins. C-terminal ferrodoxin region binds two 4Fe-4S clusters.) codes for the protein MATIIYYFSGTGNSLAAARGIARRTNGTLIPIASVVGNKAIRPDADIVGIVFPVYHASFGESGIPLIVRRFVGTLEGIESKYLFAICTHGGMPGATIGNLAAAIESRSGALSAGYAVRMSISYSAIQKIGHAFFNKELETDIDADNRKRQVLFARAERKLDIIQSIIDGRKKAKLETLSNIARSILVPFFLLQKQAAVSRFRDLSKSSSGSYDELTMFADRSFRVNDKCNGCGVCAKICPVQNVKMVDKRPTWQHGCENCYACFQWCPKDAIHGRIVEYQNKYHHPDVKISDMIYRK